A single genomic interval of Phocoenobacter uteri harbors:
- a CDS encoding GspE/PulE family protein, translating into MQYNIYDLTNEKVWTISEKRWQQNGEDHQLLLRYFALPIQENNTTLWLAIDDENNLNACEIFSFLTHKIIEPILISSDELKYLLNELSPTQNIDNQLNEPQLVLYNQQNQKEDINYQDPIIQLLDDIFKYCLQKNASDIHIEPQKEILIIRLRIDGVLHCYKRISLNIASRIISRIKLLAKLDISETRLPQDGQFCFQTQLNERLDFRVSTLPTHYGEKLVLRLQKNNPTNLDFLALGLNPSQKETLVNALNQPQGLILVTGPTGSGKSITLYSALNHLNQTDKHILTAEDPIEIAIDGIIQTQVNRSIGIDFSQLLRTFLRQDPDIIMLGEIRDRESAEIALRAAQTGHLVLSTLHTNDAPSAIERLLQLGIKEYEIQHSLQLVIAQRLVRKLCTHCLGKSCEHCFNGYKGRIGIFQLLSKNAKTFEKTTACLDFKNLYESAKQKVAQQQTDLTEIARIIGNENL; encoded by the coding sequence ATGCAATATAATATTTACGATCTAACTAATGAAAAAGTATGGACAATTTCTGAAAAAAGGTGGCAACAAAATGGCGAGGATCATCAGCTTTTATTACGCTACTTCGCCCTGCCTATTCAAGAAAATAATACCACGCTATGGCTCGCGATTGATGATGAAAACAATCTCAATGCCTGTGAAATCTTTTCATTTTTGACCCACAAAATTATTGAACCGATTTTAATTTCTTCTGATGAGCTTAAATATTTATTAAATGAATTATCACCGACACAAAATATTGATAATCAGCTTAATGAACCTCAGCTTGTGCTATACAACCAACAAAATCAAAAAGAAGACATCAATTATCAAGACCCCATTATTCAGTTATTAGATGATATTTTTAAATATTGCTTGCAAAAAAATGCGTCGGACATTCACATTGAGCCACAAAAAGAGATTTTGATTATCCGTTTAAGAATTGACGGTGTATTGCATTGCTATAAGCGTATCTCCCTTAATATTGCCAGCCGTATTATTTCCAGAATAAAATTATTAGCCAAATTAGACATTAGTGAAACTCGCCTGCCCCAAGACGGACAATTTTGCTTTCAAACTCAACTAAATGAACGGCTAGATTTTAGGGTATCCACACTTCCCACCCATTATGGCGAAAAATTGGTGTTGCGATTACAAAAAAATAATCCGACAAATTTAGATTTTTTAGCCTTAGGGCTTAATCCTTCTCAAAAAGAAACATTAGTGAACGCCCTTAATCAGCCACAAGGCTTGATTTTGGTAACCGGTCCAACAGGAAGTGGCAAGAGCATTACGCTATACAGTGCCTTAAATCATCTTAATCAAACAGATAAACATATTTTAACCGCCGAAGATCCCATTGAAATTGCGATTGATGGGATTATTCAAACCCAAGTCAATCGTAGTATTGGCATTGATTTTAGCCAACTGTTACGTACCTTCTTACGTCAAGATCCTGACATTATTATGCTTGGTGAAATTCGTGATAGAGAAAGTGCAGAAATTGCATTGCGAGCGGCTCAAACTGGGCATTTAGTCCTTTCTACTTTGCACACCAACGACGCTCCGTCTGCGATTGAACGTTTGTTACAACTTGGCATTAAAGAGTATGAAATTCAGCATTCTTTACAATTAGTGATTGCACAACGTTTGGTTAGAAAATTATGTACCCACTGTTTAGGCAAAAGTTGTGAGCATTGTTTTAACGGCTATAAGGGGCGAATAGGTATTTTTCAATTATTATCAAAAAATGCAAAAACCTTTGAAAAAACAACCGCTTGTTTGGATTTCAAAAATTTATATGAAAGTGCAAAGCAAAAAGTAGCCCAACAACAAACAGATTTAACGGAAATAGCGAGAATAATTGGCAATGAAAATCTATGA
- a CDS encoding peptide ABC transporter substrate-binding protein, with translation MRWFKNIRNVRIGGFIGLLILFLTGCDQIKTPIKPSLNTQPEHTLSRVLYGETFQLDPIFVTSSAYTAPLRDLLTGLMIFNNKGEVVSGVAENWQSEDGRTWVFYLKKNAKWSNNAPVTAQDFVLSWQRLANVQNHSPLSDYLIYMGIKNAEAVILGQKFATDLGIMAIDQHIIKIELNRVNFQLPLMLAHSALLPTYQGKAPNLEEGFISNGAYKLKKKEYNQLTLTATQSSIPFQKVIYNRINSFNALKNYDLIDNPSEEYSKNIVKLPKLCTSFYEFNFADPLMQRKPIRQAIKGMLSVNKVVEKEGIPNSSILPNSMYFNETNHWKPIVVEELLANENITSKNPLKITLTVDNQGNHYQIANNMVRSLCRSDLFTVDLKEVTWQDLLRIRERKQFQMIRSGWCADFPDPVQFLTHFHSKSPDNKMSYKNEIVDKLLEQLEGNNLDFAERQNLLYQVIQQLEDDVVILPLFQYQQNIALDPSIKGVESENSSGVIYSKDLYRVVSKSN, from the coding sequence ATGCGATGGTTTAAGAATATACGTAATGTAAGAATTGGGGGCTTTATTGGTCTCCTGATTTTATTTCTTACAGGTTGCGATCAAATTAAAACACCTATTAAACCATCATTGAATACCCAACCAGAACATACATTGAGCCGTGTTCTATACGGTGAAACATTCCAGTTAGATCCTATTTTTGTTACTTCATCAGCTTATACCGCACCTTTAAGAGATTTATTAACAGGCTTAATGATTTTTAATAATAAAGGTGAAGTTGTTTCTGGGGTTGCGGAGAACTGGCAAAGTGAAGATGGCAGAACGTGGGTGTTTTATCTCAAAAAAAATGCTAAATGGTCTAATAATGCACCTGTTACTGCACAAGATTTTGTATTAAGTTGGCAACGTTTGGCAAATGTACAAAATCATTCGCCTTTATCAGATTATTTAATTTATATGGGGATTAAGAATGCTGAAGCGGTTATTTTAGGACAAAAATTTGCAACTGATCTTGGTATAATGGCAATAGATCAACATATCATTAAAATTGAATTAAACCGCGTTAATTTTCAACTTCCGTTAATGTTAGCTCATTCTGCACTTTTACCGACTTACCAAGGCAAAGCCCCAAATTTAGAAGAAGGATTCATTAGTAATGGTGCTTATAAATTAAAGAAAAAGGAATATAACCAATTAACGTTAACGGCAACGCAATCTTCAATACCTTTCCAAAAAGTGATTTATAATCGTATAAATTCATTTAATGCCCTAAAAAATTATGACTTAATTGATAATCCTTCTGAGGAATATTCAAAGAATATAGTTAAACTACCAAAACTTTGTACTTCTTTTTATGAATTTAATTTTGCTGATCCTTTAATGCAACGTAAACCTATTCGTCAGGCAATTAAGGGAATGTTATCAGTGAATAAAGTGGTTGAAAAGGAAGGCATACCAAATAGCTCAATTTTGCCAAATTCGATGTATTTTAATGAGACCAATCATTGGAAACCAATAGTAGTAGAAGAGTTATTAGCGAATGAAAATATTACTAGTAAAAATCCACTTAAAATCACGCTGACGGTTGATAATCAAGGTAATCATTATCAAATCGCGAATAATATGGTTCGTTCATTATGTCGTTCAGATTTATTCACAGTGGATTTGAAGGAAGTGACTTGGCAAGATTTATTAAGGATAAGAGAGCGTAAGCAATTTCAAATGATTCGTTCTGGGTGGTGTGCTGATTTCCCTGATCCTGTACAATTTCTTACGCACTTTCATTCAAAAAGCCCTGATAATAAGATGAGTTATAAAAATGAGATAGTGGATAAGTTGCTTGAACAATTAGAAGGTAATAATTTAGATTTTGCTGAGCGTCAAAATTTACTGTATCAAGTGATTCAGCAATTGGAAGATGATGTGGTGATTTTACCATTATTTCAGTATCAACAGAATATCGCCCTTGATCCAAGTATCAAAGGCGTTGAAAGTGAAAATTCAAGTGGTGTAATTTATAGTAAAGATTTGTATCGAGTGGTGTCAAAAAGCAATTAG
- a CDS encoding prepilin-type N-terminal cleavage/methylation domain-containing protein, translating to MQKIHFKRPHAFTLIELMIVIAIIAILATIAIPSYTSYTQKAALSEILSASAPYKSDVEICIYNSGDKTNCNGGSNGIQADKTSSNAKYLNSITTAAGVITVTGKGNIADYSYTLTPTYANNNVNWKATCTGKDSDTSIFPAGFCSN from the coding sequence ATGCAAAAAATCCACTTTAAACGTCCACACGCCTTTACCCTTATTGAATTGATGATCGTCATTGCTATTATCGCTATTTTAGCCACCATTGCGATCCCGTCTTATACAAGTTACACCCAAAAAGCGGCACTTTCTGAAATATTAAGTGCTTCTGCACCTTATAAATCCGATGTAGAAATTTGTATCTATAATTCAGGCGATAAAACCAACTGTAACGGTGGTTCAAATGGCATTCAAGCAGATAAAACCTCTTCTAATGCAAAATATCTGAATAGTATTACAACTGCGGCGGGTGTGATTACAGTAACAGGTAAAGGAAATATCGCAGATTATAGCTATACCCTAACCCCAACCTACGCAAATAATAATGTGAATTGGAAAGCCACTTGTACAGGAAAAGACAGCGATACAAGTATCTTCCCAGCAGGTTTCTGTTCAAACTAA
- a CDS encoding YchE family NAAT transporter, translating to METINFSIYFQFLIGLFAIVNPIGFLPIFYSMTEHQYETERNHTTFVTTFSVCIILLISLFFGKLILDTFSISLDSFRVAGGFLITSIAITMINGKLGEHKQNKEERNTDVSEYDNIGVVPLAMPMMAGPGSIGSTIVWGTQYNEWVDYVGFSVAIIVFAVSCYVALRFSAPLVKKLGKTGTNVVTRIMGLILMSLGIEFIVNGIANLFPALVNA from the coding sequence ATGGAAACAATTAATTTTTCAATTTATTTTCAGTTTCTTATTGGTTTGTTTGCGATTGTGAACCCAATAGGCTTTTTACCTATTTTTTATAGTATGACCGAACATCAATATGAGACAGAACGTAATCATACTACGTTTGTTACTACTTTTTCTGTCTGTATTATTTTATTGATTTCTCTTTTTTTTGGAAAATTAATTTTAGATACTTTTAGCATTTCATTAGATTCTTTTCGTGTTGCTGGTGGTTTTTTGATTACTTCTATTGCAATTACGATGATTAACGGAAAATTAGGTGAGCATAAGCAAAATAAAGAAGAACGAAATACGGATGTATCAGAATATGACAACATTGGTGTTGTTCCTCTTGCTATGCCAATGATGGCTGGACCTGGTTCAATTGGCTCAACTATTGTATGGGGAACACAATACAATGAATGGGTTGATTATGTTGGATTTAGTGTTGCTATTATTGTGTTCGCAGTGAGTTGTTATGTCGCATTACGCTTTTCAGCCCCTTTAGTTAAAAAATTAGGTAAAACGGGGACTAACGTGGTTACTCGTATTATGGGGTTAATTCTGATGTCATTAGGAATTGAGTTTATTGTTAATGGTATTGCTAATTTATTCCCTGCTTTAGTGAATGCTTAA
- a CDS encoding tetratricopeptide repeat protein, producing the protein MFLIRLFFIILFNVFISISYSYAVAPPALQETQRKALQGDVDAQYNLALMYYRGVGGVIQSNVLAFKWFKKAAEQGDQHAQYTLGQFYYKGLGVQQSFKNAEKWFRKSAEQGLDDAQSNLGYMYEIGQGVIQSYKEAFKWYKKVAEKGDSEKQYLIGRMLYSGLGVEKSLSEAIEWFNKSAEQGYVRSQFVLGKIYAQEKAVQSYPDAVKWLIEATKQRYQPAIQFFRELLNSNPSYFAKNPQVIEWLKPDAEEEIASNVATQHYLGVAYYNGTGVKQSYTEAAKWFKKAAKFNEPTALLALGKMYYNGTGVPQSYSEAIKFFEKSAKFGNLDAYFELAKIYYLGKGAEQSYSKAFKYTEIMAQRGNITAQSVLGNMYQHGLGVAQSDVKAFEWYDKAVQNGFSDPEILFELASMYYRGVGTTIDNNKAFKLAEKSAEKGYGNAQSLVGVMYYYGSGVAQSYKNSMKWLKEAVQNRGNDTALLLLGIMYYQEQGVEQNLPLAYAYFKYTEYSHNTSIKEQGRVFLEIVKKEMTKEQIVKANKINIFDL; encoded by the coding sequence ATGTTTCTTATACGATTGTTTTTTATTATTCTCTTTAATGTTTTCATCTCTATTTCTTATTCTTATGCAGTAGCTCCGCCAGCATTACAAGAAACCCAAAGAAAAGCATTGCAAGGTGATGTTGATGCTCAATATAACTTAGCTCTGATGTACTATCGAGGAGTCGGTGGGGTTATTCAATCAAATGTTTTGGCATTCAAATGGTTTAAAAAAGCAGCTGAGCAAGGGGATCAACACGCACAATATACGCTAGGACAGTTCTATTACAAAGGATTAGGCGTTCAGCAATCTTTTAAAAATGCAGAAAAGTGGTTTAGAAAATCAGCGGAACAAGGGCTTGATGATGCTCAATCAAATTTAGGTTATATGTATGAGATTGGGCAAGGTGTAATACAATCCTACAAAGAGGCTTTCAAGTGGTATAAAAAAGTCGCAGAAAAAGGCGATTCAGAGAAGCAATATCTTATTGGCCGAATGCTTTATTCTGGATTAGGTGTTGAAAAATCACTTTCCGAAGCGATTGAGTGGTTCAATAAGTCAGCTGAACAAGGCTATGTTAGATCTCAATTTGTATTAGGTAAAATATACGCCCAAGAAAAAGCCGTTCAATCCTACCCTGATGCAGTAAAATGGCTCATTGAAGCAACAAAACAACGCTATCAGCCAGCAATACAATTTTTTAGAGAGTTATTAAATAGCAATCCAAGTTATTTTGCCAAAAATCCACAAGTTATTGAGTGGTTAAAACCTGATGCAGAAGAAGAAATTGCTAGCAATGTTGCAACACAACACTATTTAGGCGTAGCCTATTATAATGGGACAGGCGTCAAGCAATCTTATACAGAAGCCGCAAAATGGTTTAAAAAAGCAGCTAAATTTAATGAGCCTACGGCTCTACTTGCACTCGGTAAAATGTATTACAACGGAACGGGTGTGCCGCAGTCTTATTCAGAAGCGATAAAATTTTTTGAAAAATCAGCAAAATTTGGAAATTTAGACGCATATTTTGAACTAGCAAAAATATATTATTTAGGTAAAGGTGCAGAGCAATCCTATTCCAAAGCCTTTAAATATACCGAAATTATGGCTCAGCGAGGAAATATCACGGCTCAAAGTGTTTTAGGCAATATGTATCAACACGGATTGGGCGTGGCACAATCTGATGTTAAAGCCTTTGAATGGTATGATAAAGCAGTCCAAAATGGCTTTTCCGATCCTGAAATATTGTTTGAATTAGCATCAATGTATTACAGAGGAGTTGGTACGACAATAGATAACAATAAGGCATTTAAACTTGCTGAGAAATCGGCAGAAAAAGGATATGGCAATGCACAAAGTTTAGTTGGTGTGATGTATTATTATGGAAGTGGCGTTGCTCAATCTTATAAAAACTCAATGAAATGGCTGAAAGAAGCAGTGCAAAATAGAGGTAATGACACTGCTTTGCTTTTATTGGGCATAATGTATTATCAAGAACAAGGCGTTGAACAAAACTTACCATTGGCTTACGCCTACTTTAAATATACTGAGTATAGCCATAATACATCGATTAAAGAACAAGGACGCGTATTCTTAGAAATAGTAAAAAAAGAGATGACAAAAGAGCAAATTGTTAAGGCTAATAAAATAAATATTTTTGATTTATAA
- the radA gene encoding DNA repair protein RadA has translation MAKAPKTAYVCSDCGADYSRWMGQCKACLAWNTISEVRLVSQKDAKNDRLRGYAGETTGKIQKLSEISLEELPRLSSGFKELDRVLGGGIVPGSAILIGGHPGAGKSTLLLQVMCGLSNQLPTLYVTGEESLQQVAMRAKRLNLPTENLKMLSETSVEQICNLADQEKPKVMVIDSIQVMHLADISSSPGSVSQVRECASFLTRYAKMHQVAIIMVGHVTKDGTLAGPKVLEHCIDCSILLEGEADSRYRTLRSHKNRFGAVNELGVFGMTEQGLKEVKNPSAIFLSRSEEQTAGSSVMVLWEGTRPLLVEIQALVDHSMLANPRRIAVGLEHNRLSMLLAILHRHGGLQMSDQDVFVNVVGGVKVTETSADLALLLALISSFKNRPLPQDLVMFGEVGLGGEIRPVPSGQERISEAAKHGFKRAIVPFANKPKKAIAGMEVFTIKKLYDALEIIDNL, from the coding sequence ATGGCAAAAGCACCTAAAACAGCTTATGTATGTAGTGATTGTGGCGCAGATTATTCGCGTTGGATGGGACAGTGTAAGGCTTGCTTGGCGTGGAATACCATTTCAGAGGTGCGTTTAGTTTCACAAAAAGACGCAAAAAATGACCGCTTGCGTGGTTATGCAGGGGAAACCACAGGGAAAATCCAAAAGTTATCTGAAATTAGTCTTGAGGAATTGCCTCGTTTAAGTAGTGGTTTTAAAGAGTTAGATCGTGTTCTTGGTGGCGGTATTGTTCCAGGTAGTGCAATTTTAATTGGTGGACATCCAGGAGCAGGGAAAAGTACCTTATTATTACAAGTAATGTGTGGCTTATCTAACCAATTACCCACATTGTATGTTACTGGGGAAGAATCATTACAACAGGTTGCAATGCGAGCAAAACGTTTAAATTTGCCGACTGAAAATCTAAAAATGTTATCAGAAACGTCCGTTGAGCAAATTTGTAATTTGGCGGATCAAGAAAAGCCAAAAGTAATGGTCATCGACTCAATCCAAGTGATGCACCTCGCTGATATTTCATCTTCACCCGGTAGTGTTTCTCAGGTGCGAGAATGTGCTTCGTTTTTAACTCGTTATGCCAAAATGCACCAAGTTGCGATAATAATGGTTGGACATGTAACTAAAGATGGTACGCTTGCTGGTCCAAAAGTATTAGAGCATTGTATCGACTGTTCTATTTTACTAGAGGGAGAAGCGGATTCTCGCTATCGAACTTTGCGAAGCCATAAAAACCGTTTTGGTGCTGTAAACGAATTAGGGGTTTTTGGTATGACAGAGCAAGGTTTGAAAGAAGTGAAAAACCCATCAGCAATATTTTTGAGCCGTAGCGAAGAACAGACCGCAGGCAGCTCTGTTATGGTTCTTTGGGAAGGAACTCGTCCACTTCTAGTTGAGATTCAAGCCTTAGTGGATCACTCAATGCTCGCAAATCCACGCCGAATCGCTGTGGGGTTAGAGCATAATCGTTTATCTATGCTACTGGCTATCTTACATAGACACGGTGGTTTGCAAATGTCGGATCAAGACGTGTTTGTGAATGTAGTTGGCGGTGTAAAAGTCACAGAAACCAGTGCGGATTTAGCCTTATTATTAGCTCTTATTTCAAGTTTTAAAAATCGTCCTTTACCACAAGATTTGGTTATGTTTGGGGAAGTTGGGTTAGGCGGAGAAATTAGACCTGTTCCAAGTGGGCAAGAGCGTATTAGCGAAGCTGCAAAACACGGTTTTAAACGTGCGATTGTGCCTTTTGCTAATAAACCTAAAAAAGCGATTGCTGGAATGGAAGTCTTTACGATTAAAAAACTCTATGATGCGTTGGAAATAATAGATAATTTATAA
- a CDS encoding type II secretion system F family protein: protein MKIYEFQYKANNRFSQRQKGKILATTTQEAENKLLQKGYSHIKITRNFHFSTAPKNKQITDFISQLALLLNAHITLKQSLMLLLDSTKNIQLYLWIKQLIQLLESGYTLSNALIKLDKYLKPQEIQLIKIAEQSGQLSTIFYNIAKTQEKSQKLAQKVKKILFYPVVVLIISITVSLLLLIFIVPQFAELYQSKDKTLPLITQLLFDSSQFLNNYSSLLSFLSLFLCFIILILNKKTKIIAKLKFKLLTITPIFNTIFNDNRIIFFCQNIALMQKSGVPLNMALSSFFSEKDPDLILQQEISKILQYLNQGFAFSYGLNPALFGDQIIQMINIGEQSGQLSQMLEHVAEITEQQLDYKIDILSQMLEPILMLVIGGIIGAIILGLYLPIFDMGTLV from the coding sequence ATGAAAATCTATGAATTTCAATACAAAGCGAATAATCGTTTTTCACAGCGTCAAAAAGGTAAAATTCTTGCTACAACAACTCAAGAGGCTGAAAATAAATTACTTCAAAAAGGGTATAGCCATATAAAAATCACGCGTAATTTTCACTTTTCAACCGCACCTAAAAATAAGCAAATTACCGATTTTATTAGCCAGTTGGCATTGTTGCTCAACGCTCACATCACTTTAAAACAATCTTTAATGCTTTTGCTTGATAGCACAAAAAACATTCAACTTTATTTATGGATAAAACAACTGATTCAATTATTAGAATCGGGATATACACTCTCTAATGCTTTGATAAAATTAGATAAATATCTCAAGCCCCAAGAAATTCAACTTATTAAAATTGCCGAACAAAGCGGTCAATTATCGACAATTTTTTACAATATTGCGAAAACCCAAGAAAAATCGCAAAAATTAGCCCAAAAAGTCAAAAAAATTCTTTTTTATCCTGTTGTTGTACTGATTATTTCTATCACCGTTTCACTGCTATTATTGATTTTTATCGTGCCACAATTTGCTGAACTTTATCAATCCAAAGACAAAACTTTACCTTTGATTACCCAACTATTATTTGATAGCTCACAATTTTTGAATAATTATTCCTCTCTCTTGTCATTTTTAAGTTTATTTTTATGCTTTATCATTTTGATTTTAAATAAGAAAACGAAAATTATCGCAAAACTAAAATTCAAGCTTTTAACCATTACACCGATTTTTAACACTATTTTTAACGACAATAGAATTATTTTTTTCTGCCAAAATATCGCCCTAATGCAAAAATCAGGCGTACCACTCAATATGGCGTTATCCTCTTTTTTTTCTGAAAAAGATCCCGACCTTATCTTGCAACAAGAAATCTCAAAAATATTGCAATATCTCAATCAAGGATTCGCATTTTCTTACGGATTAAACCCTGCTCTATTTGGCGATCAAATCATACAAATGATCAACATTGGCGAACAAAGTGGGCAATTATCTCAAATGCTAGAACACGTTGCCGAGATAACAGAACAGCAATTAGATTACAAAATTGATATCCTTTCTCAAATGCTTGAACCGATTTTAATGCTGGTAATTGGTGGAATTATTGGCGCTATTATTCTTGGTTTATATTTGCCTATTTTTGATATGGGGACATTAGTTTAA
- the pckA gene encoding phosphoenolpyruvate carboxykinase (ATP), with product MSIIKELELVGITGVSEVVYNPTYEQLFEEEMKPGLEGFERGTLTDTGCVAVDTGIFTGRSPKDKYIVLDDTTRENFWWTEEKVKNDNKPMTQETWASLKTLVTGQLSGKRLFVVDAFCGATEQNKLAVRFVTEVAWQAHFVTNMFIRPTKEQLEGFKPDFVVMNGSKCTNPNWKEQGLNSENFVAFNLTEGIQLIGGTWYGGEMKKGMFSMMNYLLPLKGIASMHCSANVGEDGDVAVFFGLSGTGKTTLSTDPKRQLIGDDEHGWDDDGVFNFEGGCYAKTINLSEENEPDIFRAIRRDALLENVVVREDGSIDFDDNSKTENTRVSYPIYHIDNIVKPVSRAGHAKKVIFLTADAFGVLPPVSKLTPEQMKYYFLSGFTAKLAGTERGITEPTPTFSPCFGAAFLSLHPIRYADVLVKRMEAVGAEAYLVNTGWNGTGKRISIKDTRGIIDAILDSSIDKAEMSKLPIFDLSIPAALPGVDPAILDPRDTYADVAQWQEKAEDLATRFAKNFEKYATNEATIALKEAGPKL from the coding sequence ATGTCAATCATTAAAGAACTAGAACTTGTTGGAATCACTGGTGTATCAGAAGTAGTTTATAACCCTACTTACGAGCAACTTTTCGAAGAAGAGATGAAACCTGGATTAGAAGGTTTTGAGCGTGGTACTTTAACAGATACTGGCTGTGTTGCTGTCGATACTGGTATTTTTACAGGTCGTTCTCCAAAAGATAAATATATTGTTTTAGATGATACAACAAGAGAAAACTTCTGGTGGACAGAAGAAAAAGTAAAAAACGATAATAAACCGATGACCCAAGAAACGTGGGCAAGTTTAAAAACATTGGTAACAGGTCAATTATCTGGAAAACGTTTATTTGTTGTTGATGCTTTCTGTGGTGCGACAGAGCAAAATAAATTAGCAGTTCGTTTCGTAACAGAAGTTGCGTGGCAAGCTCACTTTGTAACAAATATGTTCATTCGTCCAACTAAAGAACAATTAGAAGGTTTCAAACCTGACTTCGTGGTAATGAATGGTTCTAAATGTACTAACCCTAACTGGAAAGAACAAGGTTTAAATTCTGAAAACTTTGTTGCATTTAACTTAACAGAAGGTATCCAGTTAATCGGTGGTACTTGGTACGGCGGTGAAATGAAAAAAGGTATGTTCTCAATGATGAACTACTTATTACCACTTAAAGGTATTGCATCAATGCACTGTTCAGCAAACGTAGGTGAAGATGGTGATGTTGCTGTATTCTTCGGTTTATCAGGAACAGGTAAGACAACGCTTTCAACTGATCCAAAACGTCAACTAATTGGTGATGATGAGCACGGTTGGGACGATGACGGTGTGTTCAACTTTGAAGGTGGTTGCTATGCGAAAACAATCAATCTTTCAGAAGAAAATGAACCAGATATTTTCCGTGCAATCCGTCGTGATGCATTATTAGAAAACGTTGTGGTTCGTGAAGATGGCTCTATCGACTTTGACGATAACTCAAAAACAGAAAATACACGTGTGTCTTACCCAATTTATCATATTGATAACATTGTTAAACCAGTTTCTCGTGCAGGACACGCGAAAAAAGTGATTTTCTTAACAGCTGACGCATTTGGTGTGTTACCACCTGTTTCTAAATTAACACCAGAACAAATGAAATATTACTTCTTATCTGGATTTACAGCGAAATTAGCGGGTACAGAACGTGGAATTACAGAACCAACACCAACATTCTCTCCTTGTTTTGGTGCAGCGTTCTTATCACTACACCCAATCCGTTATGCTGATGTGTTAGTTAAACGTATGGAAGCAGTAGGTGCAGAAGCATACTTGGTAAATACTGGTTGGAACGGTACAGGTAAACGTATCTCAATCAAAGATACTCGTGGAATTATTGATGCAATCTTAGATAGTTCAATCGATAAAGCTGAAATGAGCAAATTACCGATCTTTGATTTATCAATCCCAGCAGCATTGCCAGGTGTTGATCCTGCAATCTTAGATCCACGTGATACTTATGCAGATGTAGCTCAATGGCAAGAAAAAGCAGAAGATTTAGCAACTCGTTTTGCTAAAAACTTCGAGAAATATGCAACTAACGAAGCAACAATTGCATTAAAAGAAGCTGGTCCAAAACTATAA
- the ndk gene encoding nucleoside-diphosphate kinase → MQKTLSIIKPDATERHLVGEILAYLEKNGFTICGLKKIQLTKKQAEGFYAEHQGREYFERLINYMISAPVVVAVLSRENAIRKYRELMGATDPNEAAEGTIRKLYALNKTHNSVHGSDSEETAMQEIAYFFSDDEIVE, encoded by the coding sequence ATGCAAAAAACATTATCAATTATTAAACCAGATGCAACCGAACGCCATTTAGTTGGTGAAATTTTGGCTTATCTGGAAAAAAATGGCTTTACAATCTGTGGATTGAAGAAAATTCAACTGACCAAAAAGCAAGCAGAAGGTTTTTATGCTGAACATCAAGGCAGAGAATATTTTGAACGACTCATCAACTATATGATTTCTGCCCCAGTAGTTGTTGCTGTACTCTCAAGAGAAAATGCGATTCGCAAATATAGAGAGCTAATGGGAGCAACCGATCCTAATGAAGCAGCAGAAGGAACAATCCGTAAACTTTATGCGTTAAATAAAACACATAATTCAGTTCACGGATCAGATTCAGAAGAAACAGCAATGCAAGAAATCGCCTACTTTTTTAGTGATGATGAGATTGTTGAATAA